GATGCTGGATTCGAGGTGATCTACACGGGGATCAAGCAGACGCCCGAGATGGTGGTTAGATCAGCGATACAGGAGGATGTAGATGTTATAGGGATAAGCATACTAAGCGGGGCCCATATGGCCCTTGTACCAGAGGTGCTAAGACTATTGAAAGAATATGGAGCAGATGATATACCGGTAGTTGTGGGGGGTATAATACCGTGGGAAGATGCTGTGAAGCTTAAAAGCATGGGCGCCTCAGAGGTTTTCTTCCCCGATACACCATTGTCACTTATAATTGAGAAGATTAGGGAGCTGGC
Above is a window of Sulfolobales archaeon DNA encoding:
- a CDS encoding cobalamin B12-binding domain-containing protein is translated as MEIREEVQALGAIGLRRRYRVLVAKLGLDGHDRGAKVVARALKDAGFEVIYTGIKQTPEMVVRSAIQEDVDVIGISILSGAHMALVPEVLRLLKEYGADDIPVVVGGIIPWEDAVKLKSMGASEVFFPDTPLSLIIEKIRELAEKRRKGLE